The proteins below come from a single Streptomyces sp. SCSIO 75703 genomic window:
- a CDS encoding SDR family oxidoreductase, producing the protein MSTRTAIVTGAASGIGAAVAHRLRERGWIVASIALEPAADADHSTVADVSDPRAMADAVAGIGRALGPVHAAVACAGHYEEIPALEISPERWHRMLRVHVGGLLHLAQATLPQMTARRSGRFVGIASERAVGGGHHDAHYAAAKAAALSLLRSVAAEAAGTGVLVNAVAPGPCDTPLLPADSWERREEYVSGLPAGRIAQPFEVAELVRHLVEDDVHTHGEVLPVNSGTVI; encoded by the coding sequence ATGAGCACCCGGACCGCCATCGTCACGGGCGCCGCGAGCGGCATCGGCGCCGCCGTCGCCCACCGGCTGCGCGAACGCGGGTGGATCGTCGCCTCCATCGCGCTGGAACCCGCCGCCGACGCCGACCACTCCACGGTCGCCGACGTGTCCGACCCGCGGGCCATGGCCGACGCCGTCGCCGGCATCGGGCGGGCCCTCGGCCCGGTGCACGCCGCGGTGGCCTGCGCCGGCCACTACGAGGAGATCCCGGCACTGGAGATCAGCCCCGAGCGGTGGCACCGGATGCTCCGGGTGCACGTCGGCGGGCTGCTCCACCTGGCGCAGGCGACGCTGCCGCAGATGACGGCGCGCCGCTCGGGCCGCTTCGTCGGCATCGCCTCCGAACGCGCCGTCGGCGGCGGGCACCACGACGCCCACTACGCGGCGGCCAAGGCCGCGGCCCTGAGCCTGCTGCGCAGCGTCGCCGCCGAGGCGGCCGGCACCGGCGTGCTGGTCAACGCCGTCGCCCCCGGCCCCTGCGACACGCCGCTGCTGCCGGCCGACTCCTGGGAGCGGCGGGAGGAGTACGTGTCCGGGCTGCCGGCCGGCCGGATCGCCCAGCCCTTCGAGGTGGCCGAACTGGTCCGCCACCTCGTCGAGGACGACGTCCACACCCACGGCGAAGTGCTGCCGGTCAACAGCGGGACGGTGATCTGA
- a CDS encoding SDR family oxidoreductase: MSTPRVALVTGVDTDLGAAVARRLGADGVRVVGHHRPGSAPGDTGPLAGTVTAAPADPDAVRDAVGRAADLLGRLDVLAVCHARPHRAPLDALGPEEFWAHVDDTLTGAFLFARAAAPHLSRDGGGRIVLTASMWHVGGPGLAAVATAAGGIVALTKTLTRDLGPLGVGVNAVVPGLVDGEWLECDAAGLGTDPAALREHPGRSVPTGRLGTPDQVAATVAVLADGRLGAAVGQSINVNGGHLRTRT, translated from the coding sequence ATGTCCACCCCACGCGTCGCCCTCGTCACGGGCGTCGACACCGACCTGGGCGCGGCGGTCGCCCGCCGGCTCGGCGCCGACGGCGTCCGGGTCGTCGGCCACCACCGCCCGGGGTCCGCCCCCGGGGACACCGGCCCCCTGGCGGGGACGGTCACCGCCGCTCCCGCGGACCCGGACGCGGTCCGGGACGCCGTCGGGCGGGCGGCGGACCTCCTCGGCCGCCTGGACGTCCTCGCCGTCTGCCACGCCCGCCCGCACCGGGCGCCGCTGGACGCCCTCGGGCCCGAGGAGTTCTGGGCGCACGTCGACGACACCCTCACCGGCGCGTTCCTCTTCGCCCGCGCCGCGGCCCCGCACCTGTCCCGCGACGGCGGCGGCCGGATCGTGCTGACCGCGTCGATGTGGCACGTGGGCGGGCCGGGGCTCGCGGCGGTCGCCACGGCCGCCGGGGGGATCGTCGCCCTCACCAAGACCCTCACCCGTGACCTGGGCCCGCTCGGTGTCGGCGTCAACGCCGTCGTCCCCGGGCTGGTCGACGGGGAGTGGCTGGAGTGCGACGCCGCCGGGCTCGGCACGGACCCCGCGGCGCTGCGCGAGCACCCGGGACGTTCCGTCCCCACCGGCCGGCTCGGCACCCCCGACCAGGTCGCGGCCACCGTCGCGGTCCTGGCGGACGGGCGGCTCGGCGCGGCCGTCGGCCAGAGCATCAACGTCAACGGCGGACACCTCCGCACCCGAACCTAG
- the speB gene encoding agmatinase — MTTSSPVPPEDPTVLPRYAGWSTFARLPRLEDVGHADIAVVGVPFDSAVTYRPGARFGPSAIRSASRLIRGYNPALNVKPFEVCQAADAGDVPCNPFDIGAAISQIEESLTRLATAGTRLVVLGGDHSVALPALRAVHAVHGPVALVHFDAHLDTWDAYYGAELTHGTPFRRAFEENLLLPDRSCHIGIRGSVYDPADFEDDERLGFTTVHCRDIETHGIGSVIERVHRRVGDAPVYVSVDIDVLDPAHAPGTGTPEAGGMTSRELLQVIRSLSTLTVVGADVVEVSPAYDHAEITAVAAANVTWEFLSLYAKAVGS, encoded by the coding sequence GTGACCACCTCGTCTCCCGTCCCACCCGAGGACCCCACCGTCCTGCCCAGGTACGCCGGCTGGTCCACCTTCGCCCGCCTGCCCCGGCTGGAGGACGTCGGCCACGCCGACATCGCCGTCGTCGGGGTGCCCTTCGACAGCGCCGTCACCTACCGTCCCGGGGCCCGGTTCGGCCCCTCCGCCATCCGCTCGGCGTCCCGGCTGATCCGCGGCTACAACCCGGCGCTGAACGTCAAGCCGTTCGAGGTGTGCCAGGCCGCCGACGCCGGCGACGTGCCGTGCAACCCGTTCGACATCGGGGCCGCGATCAGCCAGATCGAGGAGTCGCTGACCCGGCTGGCCACGGCCGGGACCCGGCTGGTCGTCCTCGGCGGCGACCATTCGGTGGCGCTGCCCGCGCTGCGCGCCGTGCACGCGGTGCACGGACCGGTCGCCCTCGTCCACTTCGACGCCCACCTGGACACCTGGGACGCGTACTACGGGGCCGAGCTGACCCACGGCACGCCGTTCCGCCGTGCCTTCGAGGAGAACCTGCTGCTGCCGGACCGCAGTTGCCACATCGGCATCCGCGGCTCGGTCTACGACCCGGCCGACTTCGAGGACGACGAACGGCTCGGCTTCACCACCGTGCACTGCCGGGACATCGAGACGCACGGCATCGGCTCGGTCATCGAACGCGTCCACCGCCGGGTCGGTGACGCCCCGGTCTACGTCTCGGTCGACATCGACGTCCTCGACCCGGCCCACGCCCCCGGCACCGGCACCCCCGAGGCCGGCGGCATGACCAGCCGGGAACTGCTCCAGGTGATCCGCAGCCTGTCCACGCTCACCGTGGTCGGCGCCGACGTCGTCGAGGTCTCCCCGGCCTACGACCACGCCGAGATCACGGCGGTGGCCGCGGCCAACGTCACCTGGGAATTCCTGTCCCTCTACGCGAAGGCGGTCGGCTCATGA